A single region of the Silene latifolia isolate original U9 population chromosome 8, ASM4854445v1, whole genome shotgun sequence genome encodes:
- the LOC141596342 gene encoding petal death protein-like, with translation MAPNGTTNGATNGSYTNIVGRKTTMHKLIEEHGSILMPGVQDALSAAVVEKTGFHAAFVSGYSVSAAMLGLPDFGLLTTTEVVEATRRITKAAPNLCVIVDGDTGGGGPLNVQRFIRELIAAGAKGVFLEDQVWPKKCGHMRGKAVVPAEEHALKIAAAREAIGDSDFFLVARTDARAPHGLEEGIRRANLYKEAGADATFVEAPANIDELKEVSSKTNGLRIANMIEGGKTPLHTPEEFKELGFHLIAHSLTAVYATARALVNIMKILKEKGTTRDDLDQMATFSEFNELISLESWYEMESKFKSFTPKTT, from the exons ATGGCACCAAATGGTACAACCAATGGTGCAACAAACGGGTCATACACAAACATTGTCGGTCGAAAGACAACAATGCATAAGTTGATTGAGGAGCATGGGTCAATCCTTATGCCTGGTGTCCAAGACGCTCTCTCGGCTGCTGTTGTTGAGAAAACCGGCTTCCATGCCGCCTTTGTCTCAGGTTACAGTGTCTCTGCTGCCATGCTTGGACTCCCTGACTTTGGCTTGCTCAC GACAACCGAAGTTGTAGAAGCTACCCGTAGAATTACAAAGGCTGCTCCAAATTTGTGTGTCATTGTCGATGGAG ACACCGGCGGAGGTGGTCCACTTAACGTCCAAAGATTTATCCGGGAATTAATCGCAGCTGGTGCTAAAGGAGTCTTCCTCGAG GATCAAGTATGGCCTAAGAAATGTG GTCATATGCGTGGCAAAGCTGTCGTACCTGCTGAGGAACACGCACTCAAGATAGCAGCGGCAAGGGAAGCCATTGGTGACTCTGATTTTTTCCTTGTGGCAAGAACTGATGCACGTGCTCCCCACGGCCTCGAAGAAGGAATTAGGCGTGCTAACCTTTACAAAGAG GCTGGAGCTGATGCTACCTTTGTCGAAGCACCAGCAAACATTGATGAGTTGAAAGAAGTATCTTCAAAAACAAACGGTTTGAGGATTGCAAACATGATTGAGGGAGGAAAGACTCCTTTGCATACTCCAGAGGAGTTTAAAGAATTAGGTTTTCACTTGATTGCTCATTCACTAACTGCAGTGTACGCCACAGCTCGCGCCTTAGTTAACATCATGAAGATCTTGAAAGAAAAGGGAACCACTAGGGATGACTTGGACCAAATGGCTACCTTTTCTGAATTCAACGAGCTTATCAGTTTGGAGTCTTGGTATGAGATGGAATCCAAGTTTAAGAGCTTTACCCCTAAAACTACCTGA